One Gordonia pseudamarae genomic window, ACCGTCGGCTCTGCCCGCGCGACCCAGGTCGTGCACCGCCCCGGCTACGTCGGCGCCCCCGCCGGCAGCAGGGCCGCCGCCGCCCGCCGTGAGCTTGAAGCCAGCCGCCGCCGCGAAGAGGCGCTGGCGCGCCTCGCCGCGCGCAGGATGCCGTTGCCCGGGCGCCCTATGCCCGGGGCGCAGATCGCCGGCCCCACCTCGCGGTCACTGATCCGTTCCATCGAGGTCGACCGCGAGGAGGCCGAGCAGCCGGCCGAGCGCACCTGCACGTGTGCGGCGACCTCGGACCACGAACGTCCGTCGCTGACCGACCGCGAGATCGAGGTGTTGCGCACCTGGCTGATGCTTGACTCCAAACCGGCTGTGGCGCAAGAACTGTTCATCTCACTCGGCACCGTCAACACGCACCTGACCCGGATCCGGGCCAAATACGCCGACATCGGCCGGGCGGCCCCCACCAAGGCCGCGCTCGTGGCCCGCGCCGTCCAGGACGGGCTGGTCTCCCTCGACGATCTGTGAGCCGGTGACCGCCGGTCCGCATCGCGGTCGGCGGTTCCCGGTCAGCGGGACCGGCCACGGCGAATACACTCATCGCGTGGCAACAATCGAGGAGATCCTGCGTGTCGAGCGGATCGAGAAGGATATCTACCGCGGGCCCGCGTTCCCCAGCCGCCTTGTTCGTACCTTCGGCGGCCAGGTCGCGGCGCAGGCGCTGATATCGGCGACCAACACGGTTGATGAGGCGTTCCATGTGCACTCCCTGCACGGGTACTTCCTGCGATCGGGCAATCCCGACATGCACACCGTGTTCCTGGTCGACCGCATCCGCGACGGACGATCGTTCATCACCCGCCGGGTCACCGGTATCCAGGACGGTGTGGCCATCTTCAGCATGTCGGCGTCCTTCCACGTCAGTACCGACGAGGGCATCGAACACCAGGACCAGATGCCGCCCGCCCCGGCACCCACCGAGCTGGCCGACCGCCGCGAGGACGAGTCCGAGGAGGACAAGGCCGTCTATAAGGAGTGGGACAACTTCGACATCCGGATCGTGCCGCGCGAGAAGATGGTCACCTCCGACTACTTCGCCGCCCAGCAGCGCGTGTGGTTCCGTTACCGGCACCCCCTGCCCGACGACCAGGTGTTCCACATCGCCACGCTGGCGTACATGAGTGACATGACCCTGCTGGGGTCCTCGCGCGTACCCCATCCCGACGTCAACCCGCAGGGCGCCTCGCTCGATCACGCCATGTGGTTCATGCGGCCGTTCCGCACCGACGAGTGGCTGCTCTACGATCAGACCTCGCCGTCGGCGGCCGGTGGCCGGGCACTGACCCAGGGACGCATCTTCGACCTGGACGGCCGGATGGTCGCCGCCGTCACCCAGGAAGGGCTGGCCCGTACCGGACGCACGCTGCCCAAGGACCAATACGCTCGGCAGGACCGGTGAGCGCCCCCGCGGGTCCGCGGATCGGGGTGCTGGCACTACAGGGTGATGTCCGTGAACATCTGGCGGCCCTGGAGGCATCCGGGGCCCGGGTCACCACGGTGCGCCGGGCCGGTGAACTCGACGCCGTCGACGGTCTGGTCATCCCCGGGGGTGAGTCCACCACGATGAGTCATCTGCTGACGGTGCTCGAGCTGTTCGAACCGCTGTCGCGGCGGCTGGCCGACGGGCTGCCGGCATACGGCTCGTGTGCGGGGATGATCATGCTCGCCAGCACGATCCTCGATACCAGACCCGACGCCCGGCATCTGGATGCACTCGATATCACTGTGCGCCGCAACGCTTTCGGCCGACAGGTGGAGTCCTTCGAGACGGATCTGGAGATCGCCGGCATCACCGACGGGGCCGATGCGGGGCCGATGCGGGCGGTGTTCATCCGCGCGCCGTGGGTGGAGTCGGTGGCACCGGAGGTACAGGTCCTGGCCCGGGTCCCCGACGGCCCCGCACAGGGGCGGATCGTCGCGGTGCGACAGGACAATGTACTGGCGACCTCGTTCCATCCGGAGGTCACCGGCGATCACCGGGTGCACGCCTATTTCGTCGACATGGTTCGGGAGGTTTCCGGCTCCGATCGCGGCGTCGGTACTATCGACACCTGATCGCACGCCGACAATCGTGCGCGCACGGCCGGTGCCGCACGATCACCGGCCGGGCACCACGCGAACGCAACGGGAACGACGACACCGGGAGAACTATGAGCGGCCATTCCAAATGGGCCACCACCAAGCACAAGAAGGCGGTCATCGACGCCAAGCGCGGCAAGATGTTCGCCAAGCTGATCAAGAACATCGAGGTGGCGGCGCGCACCGGTGGCGGTGATCCGGCAGGTAATCCGACCCTGTTCGACGCCATTCAGAAGGCCAAGAAGTCGTCGGTTCCCAACGACAATATCGAGCGCGCCCGCAAACGCGGTGGTGGCGAAGAGGCCGGCGG contains:
- a CDS encoding response regulator transcription factor — encoded protein: MTTTTTSHPQTSTVGSARATQVVHRPGYVGAPAGSRAAAARRELEASRRREEALARLAARRMPLPGRPMPGAQIAGPTSRSLIRSIEVDREEAEQPAERTCTCAATSDHERPSLTDREIEVLRTWLMLDSKPAVAQELFISLGTVNTHLTRIRAKYADIGRAAPTKAALVARAVQDGLVSLDDL
- a CDS encoding acyl-CoA thioesterase — encoded protein: MATIEEILRVERIEKDIYRGPAFPSRLVRTFGGQVAAQALISATNTVDEAFHVHSLHGYFLRSGNPDMHTVFLVDRIRDGRSFITRRVTGIQDGVAIFSMSASFHVSTDEGIEHQDQMPPAPAPTELADRREDESEEDKAVYKEWDNFDIRIVPREKMVTSDYFAAQQRVWFRYRHPLPDDQVFHIATLAYMSDMTLLGSSRVPHPDVNPQGASLDHAMWFMRPFRTDEWLLYDQTSPSAAGGRALTQGRIFDLDGRMVAAVTQEGLARTGRTLPKDQYARQDR
- the pdxT gene encoding pyridoxal 5'-phosphate synthase glutaminase subunit PdxT, which translates into the protein MSAPAGPRIGVLALQGDVREHLAALEASGARVTTVRRAGELDAVDGLVIPGGESTTMSHLLTVLELFEPLSRRLADGLPAYGSCAGMIMLASTILDTRPDARHLDALDITVRRNAFGRQVESFETDLEIAGITDGADAGPMRAVFIRAPWVESVAPEVQVLARVPDGPAQGRIVAVRQDNVLATSFHPEVTGDHRVHAYFVDMVREVSGSDRGVGTIDT